A single Bacteroidota bacterium DNA region contains:
- a CDS encoding ISNCY family transposase, with translation MRNRFEQQLRLGQLPIEDTYIPVKSKNALDELLSALKEIYCNKQYNEKIFSILEKHINSGKKKTGRKGMDLWSIFVLAQVRLCLNTSYDTLHNLSNNHRSMRQLMGIERDFGFEIIEYEYQNIYDNVSQLSNELITEINTVILEFGHKEVFKKKEDTALHLKTDSFVVESNVHFPTDYNLLWDSVRKCLDTVYKFLEKQEGHKGWRKMKNWRAEIKGLMRELGKASSSGGKKKEERVVRAAENYLKKAKAFLKKLQSEMPNMAQNNEQDILLIITLEYFIVLAEKHIDLIDRRILQKEKIPHEEKLFSIFETYTEWVKKGKSRPNVELGKKLVITTDQYNLIVDHKLLSSTEQDRDIVIELADRLLNKHKISSWSFDKGFWRKENKELLQLEIPNVIMPKLGKRTKAEETEESSCTFKRLKNKHSAIESNINELEHRGLDRCPDRGIHHYIRYISLGVCAYNLKKIGRQILKAKRRQLDKQRIRFSAVA, from the coding sequence ATGCGAAATAGATTCGAGCAACAATTACGATTGGGACAATTGCCAATTGAAGATACCTACATTCCGGTAAAGAGCAAAAATGCTTTAGATGAATTATTATCTGCTCTGAAAGAAATATATTGCAACAAGCAATATAATGAAAAGATATTCAGCATATTAGAAAAACACATTAATTCAGGCAAGAAAAAAACAGGAAGAAAGGGGATGGATTTATGGAGTATTTTTGTTTTAGCTCAGGTTCGACTTTGTTTAAATACCAGTTATGATACACTTCATAATTTATCTAACAACCATCGAAGTATGAGGCAGTTGATGGGTATAGAAAGAGATTTTGGATTTGAAATAATTGAATATGAATATCAGAATATTTATGACAATGTTTCACAGCTTAGTAATGAGCTAATAACAGAAATAAATACAGTCATATTAGAATTTGGTCATAAAGAAGTATTTAAAAAAAAAGAAGACACAGCATTGCACTTAAAAACAGATAGTTTTGTAGTAGAAAGCAATGTTCATTTTCCGACTGATTATAATTTACTTTGGGACAGTGTGCGTAAATGTTTGGATACTGTTTATAAATTTTTAGAAAAACAAGAAGGTCATAAAGGTTGGCGCAAGATGAAAAACTGGCGAGCAGAGATCAAGGGCTTGATGCGAGAACTGGGCAAAGCGAGTAGTAGCGGCGGCAAAAAGAAAGAAGAAAGAGTAGTCAGAGCAGCAGAAAATTATTTAAAAAAGGCAAAAGCATTTTTAAAAAAGCTTCAAAGCGAAATGCCAAATATGGCACAAAATAACGAGCAAGATATTTTGCTTATTATAACTCTTGAATATTTTATAGTGTTAGCCGAAAAACACATAGACTTAATTGACAGGCGAATACTACAGAAAGAAAAAATACCACATGAAGAAAAACTATTTTCAATATTTGAGACCTATACCGAATGGGTAAAAAAAGGCAAGAGCCGACCAAATGTTGAATTAGGAAAGAAACTGGTGATAACTACCGATCAGTATAATTTGATAGTAGATCATAAGTTGCTATCCAGCACAGAGCAAGATAGGGATATTGTTATTGAATTGGCTGATAGACTTTTAAACAAGCACAAAATTTCTTCATGGAGTTTTGACAAAGGTTTTTGGAGAAAAGAAAACAAAGAATTATTACAATTAGAAATCCCCAATGTAATAATGCCAAAACTGGGAAAACGAACCAAGGCAGAAGAAACAGAAGAAAGCAGTTGTACATTTAAGCGATTAAAAAATAAACATAGTGCAATAGAATCTAACATCAACGAATTGGAACACAGAGGATTAGACCGTTGTCCTGATAGAGGTATTCACCATTATATCAGATATATAAGCTTAGGAGTATGTGCATACAATCTTAAAAAAATCGGACGACAAATTTTAAAGGCAAAACGCCGGCAGTTGGACAAACAGCGAATTCGGTTTTCGGCTGTTGCATAA
- a CDS encoding DUF2135 domain-containing protein, producing MDDIKTKSKVQKVENNTTNNQRQEIVNHITLYDTINEFGASRTIECIVIDDETKEPIPFANVTFADNGINISGCITDFDGKFTILSVPEVDSLIMKVSYVGYKTESIDISEGFPSVISLQVSAMQIQEVLMVRYNDRDETITSEEIARMPGRDASSVATTVGGVYSEDGQIGSIRGSRTEGTATFVDGIRLLSPKYETLNKSKSTIKVLSWMPHAPYMEELRKANDDELLAIYYKLKDENKNRPSFYIQVADLFFVKGKHKQAVRILSNTIELDLENPELLKVVARRLLDEKEYEMSIKIFTEIKDLRPEEPQSYRDLALAYTKNKQYQKALDMHLHILNRKWGRFEEIKEVVFNEFNWLIALHGKDLDLSEVNKDYIKSMPLDIRISIDWSSNNNDIDLWVVDPNGEKCYYKNRFTKIGGKLSKDFTQGYGPEEFSIKKAKRGFYTIYVNYYSESRQSITGPVTVYAELITHYGTDKQKTERIAIQLENDSSKKTVQIGQLEFNE from the coding sequence ATGGATGACATAAAAACCAAATCCAAAGTACAGAAAGTAGAGAATAACACAACTAATAATCAGCGGCAGGAAATTGTTAATCATATTACCTTGTACGACACTATTAATGAATTTGGTGCAAGCAGAACAATTGAATGTATAGTTATTGATGACGAAACTAAAGAACCAATACCATTTGCAAATGTTACCTTTGCAGATAATGGAATCAATATTTCCGGTTGTATAACAGACTTTGATGGAAAATTTACTATATTATCTGTTCCTGAAGTAGATTCTTTAATCATGAAAGTGAGTTATGTTGGTTATAAGACTGAGTCGATAGATATTTCTGAGGGATTTCCTTCAGTTATTAGTTTACAGGTGTCAGCAATGCAAATACAAGAGGTTCTCATGGTTAGATATAATGATAGAGATGAAACTATAACATCCGAAGAAATCGCCAGAATGCCTGGGCGAGATGCTTCTTCAGTTGCAACAACCGTAGGTGGTGTTTACTCTGAAGATGGTCAAATTGGAAGTATAAGAGGTTCTCGTACTGAAGGTACTGCCACCTTTGTTGATGGGATAAGATTATTATCTCCTAAGTATGAAACTTTAAATAAATCTAAGTCAACTATAAAAGTTCTATCCTGGATGCCACATGCACCATATATGGAAGAACTTAGAAAAGCAAATGATGATGAATTATTAGCAATTTATTACAAACTTAAAGATGAAAACAAAAATCGTCCATCATTCTACATTCAAGTTGCAGACTTGTTTTTCGTAAAAGGAAAACATAAACAGGCAGTTAGAATCCTCTCGAATACTATAGAATTAGATTTGGAAAATCCAGAACTTCTTAAAGTAGTTGCAAGACGTTTGTTGGACGAAAAAGAGTATGAAATGTCAATTAAAATATTTACTGAAATAAAAGATTTACGTCCTGAAGAGCCACAGTCATACAGAGATTTAGCTTTAGCCTACACTAAAAACAAACAATACCAAAAAGCATTAGATATGCATTTACATATCTTAAATAGAAAATGGGGACGATTTGAGGAAATAAAAGAGGTAGTATTTAATGAGTTCAATTGGCTTATTGCTTTGCATGGAAAAGATCTGGATTTATCAGAAGTGAATAAAGATTATATAAAATCAATGCCATTGGATATACGTATTTCAATAGACTGGAGTAGCAACAACAATGATATTGATTTGTGGGTAGTAGATCCAAACGGAGAAAAATGTTATTATAAAAACAGATTTACTAAGATAGGAGGAAAACTATCAAAAGACTTTACACAAGGCTACGGACCAGAAGAGTTTTCAATAAAAAAAGCTAAGCGAGGTTTTTATACTATTTATGTAAATTATTATAGCGAATCACGTCAAAGTATCACTGGACCGGTAACTGTTTATGCAGAATTGATCACACATTACGGAACAGATAAACAAAAAACTGAAAGAATTGCAATCCAATTAGAGAATGACAGTAGTAAAAAAACAGTCCAAATAGGCCAGTTGGAATTTAATGAATAA
- a CDS encoding serine hydrolase: protein MKNSIALVRNFLSPLFLLITFLLATSCSIITSCTKDSNQDFIVPDNGYDWPLQERLYWPTDEWELASLEDHNIDPLKMDLADQFAENDSLARALLVIKDGYIVFEDYYGNGGKDQSTDLWSVTKSFSSALIGILMDQQTINSTDQLMSELMPSYPEFNEISLHHVLTQTTGLSWAESGQLWVDWIFSDDWVASALVRGQNNKPGKIFYYSSGNSHFLTSLVYYSTNKTPGKIAKERLFDPMGIEFDTLSHSIVYNSWDDYLTPLSQTWRRDTKGIETASFGLYMTARDMAKFGFLYLNRGKWDNQTLLSEDWVRTSTKDHITNIYGRYSYGYQWYITMVGGHPAFLASGYGGQIIGVVPSLDLVVVLKYEAENPVHPEAGTEHDDMHLFELVVESVNK, encoded by the coding sequence ATGAAAAATTCAATCGCCTTAGTCAGAAACTTTCTATCACCATTATTTCTCCTCATCACATTTCTTTTAGCAACATCATGTTCAATTATAACATCTTGTACTAAAGATTCTAATCAAGACTTTATTGTTCCAGACAATGGTTATGATTGGCCTCTTCAAGAAAGATTATATTGGCCTACAGATGAATGGGAATTAGCTTCTTTAGAAGATCATAATATTGATCCATTAAAAATGGACTTAGCTGATCAGTTTGCTGAAAATGACTCTCTTGCCAGAGCTCTACTGGTAATTAAAGATGGCTACATAGTTTTTGAAGATTATTATGGAAATGGAGGAAAAGACCAAAGCACAGATCTTTGGTCTGTTACTAAAAGCTTTAGCTCAGCACTAATAGGCATACTCATGGATCAACAAACAATTAATTCTACAGATCAACTAATGTCTGAATTGATGCCATCATATCCTGAATTCAACGAAATAAGCTTACACCATGTGCTTACTCAAACAACTGGATTGTCATGGGCAGAATCGGGGCAACTTTGGGTTGATTGGATATTTTCTGATGACTGGGTTGCATCTGCCTTAGTACGAGGGCAAAACAATAAACCGGGAAAGATATTCTATTATAGCTCAGGCAATTCACATTTCCTAACATCCTTGGTATATTATAGCACAAATAAAACTCCTGGTAAAATTGCCAAAGAACGACTGTTCGATCCAATGGGGATAGAATTTGACACACTCTCACACTCTATAGTTTATAATAGCTGGGATGACTATTTAACTCCTCTTTCTCAAACATGGCGACGAGATACGAAAGGAATCGAAACTGCAAGTTTTGGACTGTATATGACAGCCAGAGATATGGCAAAATTTGGTTTTTTATATTTAAATAGAGGAAAGTGGGACAATCAGACTTTGCTGTCGGAAGATTGGGTGAGAACATCAACAAAAGATCATATAACAAATATCTATGGAAGATATAGCTACGGTTATCAATGGTATATTACAATGGTAGGAGGACATCCGGCTTTTCTAGCAAGTGGATATGGAGGGCAGATTATTGGGGTAGTTCCATCTTTAGATTTGGTAGTAGTATTGAAATATGAGGCTGAAAATCCGGTGCACCCTGAAGCTGGAACTGAACATGATGACATGCATTTATTTGAATTGGTAGTTGAATCGGTAAACAAATGA